A stretch of Salarias fasciatus chromosome 23, fSalaFa1.1, whole genome shotgun sequence DNA encodes these proteins:
- the LOC115382243 gene encoding stonustoxin subunit beta-like, with the protein HHPHRFDDCPQLLCRNDLSGRCYWEVEWSGPVSISVSYRGIRRKGDSEECRFGRNYHSWSLECYGGYSVCHNNRETLLSLSSFSSSSFISSSAYSSSASGRVAVYVDCPAGSLSFFRVSSDSLIHLYTFNTTFTQPLTAGFGLLDSGCSVSLCPL; encoded by the coding sequence catcatcctcacagatttgatgactgtcctcagctgctgtgtagaaatgatctgagtggtcgatgttactgggaggtcgagtggagcggaCCTGTTtctatatcagtgagttacagaggaatcagaaggAAAGGAGACAGTGAGGAGTGTAGGTTTGGAAGGAATTATCATTCCTGGAGTCTGGAGTGCTATGGAGGTTACTCTGTCTGTCACAATAACAGAGAAacactcctctccctctcctccttctcctcctcctccttcatctcctcctccgcttactcctcctccgcctctggtagagtagcagtgtatgtggactgtcctgctggctctctgtccttcttcagagtctcctctgactctctgatccacctctacaccttcaacaccacatttaCTCAACCTCTGACTGCTGGATTTGGACTCTTGGACTCTGGTtgttcagtgagtctgtgtcctctgtag